The following DNA comes from Cylindrospermopsis curvispora GIHE-G1.
AGCAAGAGTCAGGGTGTACTCACCTTCTCCATTCTCCCAGGACGAGACAACTTTATAAATACGTAAACGTTCTCCATCAGCGAGTTTTAGTTTTCTTATACTGAGTAACTTAAAGCCTAGCATTTTACCTAACAGGGAGATAAGTTCTATTGGTGACTGGTAGAATTTGATTCCTAGGACATGTTTTATATCTTTCTGTAAAAATCTTATCTGTTCCATAAACTGTAGAACTTCTGGTGACTGGTTGGATATCTCTCCCCTATCTAATACTTCTTTTAAACCCAGACTAAAGAGTCGATTTACTAAGTTGGCTTTGTGATATAGCACATCTTTGTTTTCTCTCACAATATCTCTATCTTTATGCCCTGATAGCTTTCTCTCATCTCTTATTTTTACCCATTTGTATCCTACTGTAGAATAATACAGCAGTTTTAGCTTCAACACGATACCTAAATCGTAGTTCATAACGTGTTCTGCAGTAATTTCTCTCAATTTAAATACTTCTTTTATCTTGTGCTTTTTTAGCTTCAAGCTATCTTCTTTGTTCTTGAGCGATCGCTCTATTTCCTGTGCTTCAGTGTGAGTTAAATCAGGACTTTCAATAGTCTCCTGAACTCTTTTTTGTGTAATAACTTTTTTAATGGATTTAAGTTCTTTCTTAACCTCATCAGTAGAAAGAGTTAATAAATTATTACCTAAATTATCAGAGAGAAAGTAGCTTATATTGTTGGAAGTCATAGTGATTCTATTGAGTATTACAGAATTGTACTGTACCATTTCCATATTATTGATACTGGCGAGTCTACAATATTCATTTAGTGCGAAATTTGTAGTTTTATCACTATCATCTTCTACTTCTAAACAGTTATAAAGTTGTTTAGATAACCGATTTTGCTGCTGTTCATATTTGTAAATTTCCTGATTATTTGTGTAGCCATGTGACAGTAACATTAAGCCGCGCCGGGCAACAAAAATAATTCTGGGAACCTTAAAATTACGATACCTGAAGAGTGACTGCAAAACTAAATCAGGTGATAAAACTCCAGTATTGACCGATACCACAAAATCAAATAGTTGATCCTCCTGTGGATCTTCAATACTTACACCAGTTTTTAATATGGGGCTGGTAAGGACTATTCTAATACCAGCTTTCTTCTGTTCTAATAGAAACTGGTTGAAATTACTCAAACAATCATAGGCAGGATGGTTGATATCTGACACGGTTTCACGATCTATTCTAATAACTGATAAACCCAGTTTTTTGTAGTATTCTTCTGCTGATAAGGTAGAATTTAATCCTTTTTTACCTTCTACAGATTGTCCTGTTAATTGTACGAGAACCATATTATCACAGGTTTTCAATAAATAGGGGACTATCCCTATTGGTAACTGTGGATTTATAAGTTTTAGATCCAGATTCGTTGAAGGAAATAAATAAACTTGCTCTAGTTGATTTTGGAAGTTATTTATAACCCAATAATCAGTAGGATTCTCAATTTCCCCCATTTTGCAGAGTTTTTTAAGGAAGTCAACACAGTGAATATCTAAGTCGTTATCAAATAGCCAAAAGCGAGACCGAATCGAATACTTAGCCAAACTATCAATTATTGACCGCCGCCACTGCTCCATGGTCTTAGTATTTTCTAGAAACAGAGATTTAAATATTGTCTGGGCTTCATCCATAATTATTTCCACTTCTCCACCGTTCCACACAAATTCATCCAGCCACGGAAATAACACCCTTCCTACAGCGCTATAAGGATTAAAACTGTGGATGCACATTACAACACCTTCTCTGTCTTCTGGTGTCCATTGAGATTTGTGAGGTAACCCTGCACGTTTACACCCCATCGACACTAAGGATTGGGTTGGGCATAAAATTATGGTGAATTTCTTTTGAGCGATCGCATGACTGGTGATAAGACCAAAACTTCCAGATTTACCAGTGGAATAGGCTGATTTAACAGCAACTATGTTTGTATGAGCAGGTATGTTCCACTCTGTTATGGATGGAAGATACTGACTATCAAATACTATACTATTAGCAGTAGGTGGTTTTAACTGATGGGGGAGTTCGCGCACTTCTTTCCCACCTGCACCAAAGAAATCGTCTATACCTTTGAACTTATTATCCCAACTAAGATAGTAAACTCCTAACGCTGATGGGGTGAGAAGTTCAGCTATTTTTAAACTAGCTTTATACACCGCTCTGACTGTTTTATCTTTTTG
Coding sequences within:
- a CDS encoding DUF3854 domain-containing protein translates to MEAKQQQLPLGLISKNESYYNTELENLARYHTIENDEDCIPLRDRKKYFPAKKNRDKREQVVEYSSYPNKLSGRHYKEFIASGISETLIKINFNRITGVNCHELLYPNSTFKHIKNVLQGGWTHVNYDILRGTDSSFKQVKLDIPSVTAEGEIKKYLCPFGLPTSIFLPKVDDVTAAKIAANYNLYYELDSVPEKWTESFPELPPIEKATFWEWVAVNSIPVYLVEGFKKTVSLLSHNQVAIGLPGVTMATIKGKRLLKPELAVFTKVPRKWVICFDQDQKDKTVRAVYKASLKIAELLTPSALGVYYLSWDNKFKGIDDFFGAGGKEVRELPHQLKPPTANSIVFDSQYLPSITEWNIPAHTNIVAVKSAYSTGKSGSFGLITSHAIAQKKFTIILCPTQSLVSMGCKRAGLPHKSQWTPEDREGVVMCIHSFNPYSAVGRVLFPWLDEFVWNGGEVEIIMDEAQTIFKSLFLENTKTMEQWRRSIIDSLAKYSIRSRFWLFDNDLDIHCVDFLKKLCKMGEIENPTDYWVINNFQNQLEQVYLFPSTNLDLKLINPQLPIGIVPYLLKTCDNMVLVQLTGQSVEGKKGLNSTLSAEEYYKKLGLSVIRIDRETVSDINHPAYDCLSNFNQFLLEQKKAGIRIVLTSPILKTGVSIEDPQEDQLFDFVVSVNTGVLSPDLVLQSLFRYRNFKVPRIIFVARRGLMLLSHGYTNNQEIYKYEQQQNRLSKQLYNCLEVEDDSDKTTNFALNEYCRLASINNMEMVQYNSVILNRITMTSNNISYFLSDNLGNNLLTLSTDEVKKELKSIKKVITQKRVQETIESPDLTHTEAQEIERSLKNKEDSLKLKKHKIKEVFKLREITAEHVMNYDLGIVLKLKLLYYSTVGYKWVKIRDERKLSGHKDRDIVRENKDVLYHKANLVNRLFSLGLKEVLDRGEISNQSPEVLQFMEQIRFLQKDIKHVLGIKFYQSPIELISLLGKMLGFKLLSIRKLKLADGERLRIYKVVSSWENGEGEYTLTLAELTDHLFSYWAQDSEIMALSHFLGSKVTKEEICYWEQQITDPRIVQYLRLKFS